One genomic segment of Planctomycetaceae bacterium includes these proteins:
- a CDS encoding Hsp20/alpha crystallin family protein, with protein sequence MPVFRWGQSWDPLRDLEREVDRLLQGMNLTLQGVRSVRRFPPVNLIEFPDRFLLTAEIPGMDVNDLEITAAGGLLTIKGVRRPPEEARDDSFRRQERFQGPWQRSIQLPDRVDEEGLKAEYTAGVLRILLPKAELAPSRSIPVVEGPG encoded by the coding sequence ATGCCCGTTTTTCGATGGGGTCAAAGCTGGGATCCGCTCCGCGACCTGGAACGCGAAGTGGATCGGCTGCTGCAGGGCATGAATCTGACGCTGCAGGGAGTGCGGTCGGTCCGTCGATTCCCCCCCGTCAACCTTATTGAATTCCCCGATCGTTTCCTGCTGACCGCAGAGATTCCGGGGATGGACGTCAATGACCTGGAAATCACTGCGGCCGGCGGGTTGCTGACAATCAAGGGCGTCCGCAGACCTCCCGAAGAGGCGCGGGACGATTCCTTTCGGCGCCAGGAACGTTTTCAGGGGCCGTGGCAGCGCAGCATTCAGCTTCCCGACCGCGTCGACGAGGAAGGTCTGAAGGCAGAGTACACGGCGGGTGTGCTGCGAATTCTGCTGCCGAAAGCGGAACTTGCACCGTCCCGCAGCATTCCCGTTGTGGAAGGGCCCGGATAG